The DNA segment ATGGGGCCAGGTTAGCTGGACCGCACTCTGACAGGCCCATTCCGCCGGCAGGCGGCGGCTGGGTGGAGGAGGGGATTCAGCCATCAATGAAGGTCAGTCTGTGGCTTCCAGTACCGTGTGAAGCACCAGTTCGTGTTCAAAATACACGCTGTAATCCTCGTAGACCCAGCGGGTAATGGGGGGATCCCCCACCGGGCCCTCGATGTCCCGGGGCTCACCATGGACATTGCGGACATTTTCCATGTTCATACCACGGCTCGGCACATCAATGTCATGGGACTCGGCATCCTCGATCCAGAGCCGGTCGCCACCGGAGCGGGGTTCGGCCATGACGCTGCCATGGGACAGCAGGGCAATGGCCACTGCGGACAGGCAAATCTTGCTTCGGGAAGTCATGACCAATCCTCTAGGTTTATTGCTTAAGTATTTGAATATAGCAGGCCTGCCCCCGCCTGGAAAGGCCCGGCCCCAGGGGGCGGGCGTGATAGGCTCGGTTCTGTTGCCACTGCCAGAATCACAACAACGGGAGAGTGTCTGCTGCGTGGAATTCGAAACACCCTTGCTGGCTGGACGTCTGATCCGGCGTTACAAGCGCTTTCTTGCTGATGTGGTGCTGGATGACGGACGTCATGTCACGGCCCATTGTCCCAATACCGGTTCCATGTTGGGTTGCCGGGCCCAGGGTCTGCGGGTCTGGCTGAGTCCGGCGGACAAACCAGGGCGGAGGCTGAAATGGACCTGGGAGCTGGTTCAAACGGGTACCGGGGCCCTGGTGGGTATTCATACCGGTCGCAGCAATGCGTTGGTGACGGAAGCCATTAAGGCCGGCTGGGTGAAGGCGCTGGCTGGTTATGACTCCCTGCGACGGGAGGTAGCCCATCCCTCCGGCGGGCGTACCGATCTGCTGCTGGAATCCGGGGATCGGGCGGCCTGCTGGGTGGAGGTGAAGAATGTCACCGCCGCTGCCCGGGGGCGGGAGGCGCTGTTTCCGGACGCGGTCAGCGCCCGGGCTGCACGCCATCTGGATCATCTGGTGGATTCAGTGCGAGCCGGGGAGCGCGCCGTATTGTGCTTCTGTGTCCAGCGGGAGGACATCGATCGAGTGGTGCCGGCCCGGGAGATTGATCCGGTCTATACCCGGGCGCTGGCGAGAGCGGCGGAGGCCGGGGTAGAAGTATTGGCCCTGGGAGCCCGATTGAGTCCTTTTGGGATCTGCTTGGAACGACAGCTGGAGGCTACGGTCTGACAAGCACAGAGATTCACGCGGTCCGCTATAAAAGTCCGCCCCGGTATGGTTTAATCCCGCCCCATGTTCAGACCTTACGAGTTTTTTGTCGGCCTGCGCTATCTTCGCGCCAAGCGCCGCAACCATTTCATCTCCTTCATTTCCGTCACCTCGGTGCTGGGAATCACCGTTGGCGTGGCGGCTCTGATTACTGTCATGTCGGTGATGAACGGTTTCGAGAAAGAACTGCGGGATCGCATTCTCGGGATGGTCTCCCACGCCAGTATCACCAGCTATGGCGGGCGGGTGAGTGACTGGGAATCCCTGCGGGAAGAGATTCGCGGTGATGAACGTGTCCTGGGCTCAGCGCCCTTCATCGAGCGGGAGGGCATGCTGGCCCGCCAGGGAGAGCTGACCGGTGGCATGATCCGGGGCATCCTGCCCGATGAAGAGCCGGCCGTGTCCGATGTGGGCAATGAAATGCTCGAGGGGCAGCTGGAAAACCTGGCAGCGGGGGAGTATCGGGTGATTCTCGGTAGCGAACTGGCTCGTTCCCTGCGGGTATCAGTGGGAGATCAGGTTTTTCTCATGGTGCCTGAAGGTAATGTGACGGTGGCCGGCTTCAGGCCCCGCATGCGACGGTTTGATGTGGCCGGCCTGTTCGAGGTGGGCATGTATGAATACGATCGCAGTCATGCCTTCATTCATCTTGATGACGCAAGAACCCTCTACCGCTTCAACGAGGGCGAGGTGGGCGGGATTCGCCTGAAACTGAACGATATGTTCGAGGCACCGGCGGTGGCCCGGGATATCGCCGCCAATCTGGGCTCCGGATATTTCGTCCGGGACTGGACCCGCCAGCATGCCAATTTCTTTGCGGCTCTACAGATTGAGAAGACGGTGATGTTCATCATTCTCTTTCTGATTGTTGCCGTGGCGGCCTTCAATATTATCTCCACCCTGGTGATGGTGGTGAACGACAAGCGTTCCGATATCGCTGTTCTGCGTACCATCGGCACCTCACCGGCTTCGGTGATGGGGATATTTATTGTGCAAGGCACGGTGATCGGGATTGTAGGCACCCTGGTGGGGCTGGGTCTGGGCGTGGCCCTGGCCAGTAATGTGGAGTCGATCGTGCCCTGGCTGGAGGATGTGTTCAATACCGAGTTCCTGCCGGCGGATGTTTATTACATCAGTGATCTGCCCTCGGACCTGCAGTGGTCTGATGTGACTCGAATTACGGGCTTGGCCTTCGTGCTGACCGTGTTGTCGACTATCTATCCGGCCTGGCGAGCATCCCGGACGCAACCGGCGGAGGCCCTGCGCTATGAGTAAGCATGCCGTTATCGCCTGCCGCAATCTCAGCCGTTCCTTTACCGATGCCGGGCGTACCGTGGAAGTGCTGAAAGGGGTGTCGCTGGATATTCAGTCCGGGGAGACCGCCGCCATTCTGGGGGCTTCCGGTTCCGGCAAGAGCACCTTGCTGCATTTGATGGGTGGCCTGGATCAGCCCACCGAGGGGGAGGTCTGGGTGGATGGCCAGGGCATGCATGCCCTTAAGGATGCCGAGCGGGGGCGTTTGCGTAATCAGGCCATTGGCTTTGTGTATCAGTTTCATCATTTGCTGCCGGAGTTCACGGCCTTGGAAAACGCGGCCATGCCGCTTCTGATCCGTCGTGTACCAACAACCGAAGCCAGGGAAGCGGCGGCCGAAGTGTTGGAGCAGGTGGGTCTAGGTCACAGACTTGAGCACAAGCCGGGGGAGCTCTCCGGCGGGGAGCGTCAGCGTGCAGCGGTGGCCCGTGCCCTGGTTACCCGACCTCAATGTGTGTTGGCGGATGAGCCCACGGGCAATCTGGATTCCCGCACCGGCGGCCAGGTGGCGGATCTAATGCTGACGCTCAATGAACGGTTTAACACCGCTTTGGTGATGGTTACCCATGACCGGGAGCTGGCGGCCCGAATGAATACCATCCATGAACTGGAAGACGGTATTCTGAAAGTCTGAGTTGTATTATTCCGATTTCCGAGGTTCGTCTGCCTTGCTTGCCCTGGGGCGACGCTTGGGCCGTCGAAAGCGAATCCCCAGAAGCCGGCGTCTGGCTCTCCGGCGCCGAAACTGCCGCATCAGTGAATATTGCCAGGTGATGTTGATCACGGTGGCGGCGATTAATGCCGTGATGACGCCCAATGTGATCGAGCCCAGCAGCAGCGGTGTTCCGATTCTTTCTATTTCCTGCAAAATCATGCCGAGGCTCAAGCTGTCTTCTTCCATTTTGGGCGAGCGCTGCAACATCCAGTTGCCAAGCATGTAAGCGGAGACCATCATTGGCCCCATCGAGAATGGGTTGGAAATGAAACTGGCAAGAATGGCCACGGGTAGATTGACCCGAAGCCAGACGGTCAGCGTCAGGACCACAAGGGTCTGGAAGGGGATGGGAAGCCAGGCACAGAAAACACCAATGCCAAAGCCCTTGGCAGTGCTTCGGCGGCTCAATGCCCACACGCCCGGATCCGTCATGAGGGCGGCAAAGGGACGCAACAAGCGAAATTTCGCCAGCTGTTCCCGCCGGGGTATGTGTCGCTTAAAGAATGACCTGGGCATACCTCATCCTTCAGATGGCCATTTCCCCTAGCCTGGGTTGCCAATGACACCGGAAATTCGACATTGTAACCTCCCAAGAGTTTTTCGGCTTCGGTAAAATCGGTTCTCAATCATAAGGGCGGCAAGGAAGCTGTCACATGCAGGGATTTGCAATCGGCCTGTTTCTTGGTTGTTTTCTCCTGGTCTGGGCACCGGCCGGTGTTCAGCTCCCCTGGTTGATGCTTTCCGCCGGCTTGTTGTTGGCCGCGGTTCTATGTCTGCGCCCGGCACTATGGGTGGTATCTGGGTTCCTGCTGGGCTTGTTGCTCAGTGGTGTTACCGTCCACCAGCAACTCAATCATGGGCCGCATTGGCAACCCGGACAGACTCTGACTATAGAAGGTCGGATCAGCGGTCTGGTGGTGGAAGAGTCGGGAAGACTGCGATTCGAATTCCAGCCCCTGGATGAAACAGGACAGTCATGGGGGGGACCCTTGCGCCTTAGCTGGTCCCAACCGGCGCTGGCACCCCGAAGTGGGGAAGTATGGCGGCTGCCCTTGCGGTTGGATGGGAGCGAGGGCGAGCCCTTGCCCGGTGCTTTTGACCGTGACCGTTGGCTTTTCAGGCAGGGATTGGCCGGCTCGGCACGAGTGGATGTCCAGGGTACCGCCATTCGACTGCGGACGTCGCCAGCGGGTGTGAGCGAGCTGCGTCGCAGTCTGTCCCAGGCCGTCAAGCAGTTTTTGGAAAGTCGTCCGGAAGCTGCCTTGATTCGCGGCGTGACAGTGGGGGATCGCAGCGGATTCTCCGAAGAACATTGGCGGGTGCTCAACGCCACCGGAACGACCCATCTGGTTGCGATTTCCGGTCTGCATATCGGACTTGTGGGGGGAATGGTCCTGGGCCTGGGACACCTTCTGGCCCGATACCGGCCGGGGCGGACCCCAGCCACCGTGGCAGCTGCCGGTCTAGCCCTGGTGACGGCCGCCGCCTACGCCACACTGGCCGGTTTTGCCCTGCCCACACAACGGGCCCTATTGATGTTTTCGGTGCTGGTGTTGCTGATCCTGACCCGCCGCCAAACAGGACCCGCCGCAGGCTTGTCCCTGGCTGCTGTCGGGGTGCTGCTGCTCGACCCTCTGGCGGTCATGGATGCGGGGTTTTATCTGTCCTTCGCGCTTGTGGCCATGGTGTTGATGGTGGTAGCGGCTGGTGACCGCCCTCGGCCCTGGCTGGTGTTTGTCCGGGTTCAGTGGGTAACCGGTCTGGCCGTTTTACCCCTATTGATGCTCCTATTTGCATCTGGCCCAATTACCGGGCCGGTGGCAAATGCACTGGCCGTCCCTGTATTCAGCCTAGTGGTGGTC comes from the Natronospira proteinivora genome and includes:
- the sfsA gene encoding DNA/RNA nuclease SfsA — translated: MEFETPLLAGRLIRRYKRFLADVVLDDGRHVTAHCPNTGSMLGCRAQGLRVWLSPADKPGRRLKWTWELVQTGTGALVGIHTGRSNALVTEAIKAGWVKALAGYDSLRREVAHPSGGRTDLLLESGDRAACWVEVKNVTAAARGREALFPDAVSARAARHLDHLVDSVRAGERAVLCFCVQREDIDRVVPAREIDPVYTRALARAAEAGVEVLALGARLSPFGICLERQLEATV
- a CDS encoding lipoprotein-releasing ABC transporter permease subunit, encoding MFRPYEFFVGLRYLRAKRRNHFISFISVTSVLGITVGVAALITVMSVMNGFEKELRDRILGMVSHASITSYGGRVSDWESLREEIRGDERVLGSAPFIEREGMLARQGELTGGMIRGILPDEEPAVSDVGNEMLEGQLENLAAGEYRVILGSELARSLRVSVGDQVFLMVPEGNVTVAGFRPRMRRFDVAGLFEVGMYEYDRSHAFIHLDDARTLYRFNEGEVGGIRLKLNDMFEAPAVARDIAANLGSGYFVRDWTRQHANFFAALQIEKTVMFIILFLIVAVAAFNIISTLVMVVNDKRSDIAVLRTIGTSPASVMGIFIVQGTVIGIVGTLVGLGLGVALASNVESIVPWLEDVFNTEFLPADVYYISDLPSDLQWSDVTRITGLAFVLTVLSTIYPAWRASRTQPAEALRYE
- the lolD gene encoding lipoprotein-releasing ABC transporter ATP-binding protein LolD, with product MSKHAVIACRNLSRSFTDAGRTVEVLKGVSLDIQSGETAAILGASGSGKSTLLHLMGGLDQPTEGEVWVDGQGMHALKDAERGRLRNQAIGFVYQFHHLLPEFTALENAAMPLLIRRVPTTEAREAAAEVLEQVGLGHRLEHKPGELSGGERQRAAVARALVTRPQCVLADEPTGNLDSRTGGQVADLMLTLNERFNTALVMVTHDRELAARMNTIHELEDGILKV
- a CDS encoding DUF2062 domain-containing protein; the encoded protein is MLRPFAALMTDPGVWALSRRSTAKGFGIGVFCAWLPIPFQTLVVLTLTVWLRVNLPVAILASFISNPFSMGPMMVSAYMLGNWMLQRSPKMEEDSLSLGMILQEIERIGTPLLLGSITLGVITALIAATVINITWQYSLMRQFRRRRARRRLLGIRFRRPKRRPRASKADEPRKSE
- a CDS encoding ComEC/Rec2 family competence protein; this encodes MQGFAIGLFLGCFLLVWAPAGVQLPWLMLSAGLLLAAVLCLRPALWVVSGFLLGLLLSGVTVHQQLNHGPHWQPGQTLTIEGRISGLVVEESGRLRFEFQPLDETGQSWGGPLRLSWSQPALAPRSGEVWRLPLRLDGSEGEPLPGAFDRDRWLFRQGLAGSARVDVQGTAIRLRTSPAGVSELRRSLSQAVKQFLESRPEAALIRGVTVGDRSGFSEEHWRVLNATGTTHLVAISGLHIGLVGGMVLGLGHLLARYRPGRTPATVAAAGLALVTAAAYATLAGFALPTQRALLMFSVLVLLILTRRQTGPAAGLSLAAVGVLLLDPLAVMDAGFYLSFALVAMVLMVVAAGDRPRPWLVFVRVQWVTGLAVLPLLMLLFASGPITGPVANALAVPVFSLVVVPISLLGALFWVMDLTVPAQMAWMMGAEVLEWLWRILRVLAEGPVLTATMEPRPVWVFTGLLAMAAILLPGPVWTRGLLLCALLPVVLGPRPEPPGQWQLQHWGLPGGGHAWSIHGSGDRLIWLDVGRPDLRASLNHWLAAELRDESAGLLLNPRGSMGPASLDPVLALMPGHVKPQSGWPALMPEPGRASPGPARHCDGIQLDGWRFERKMDAAGESFCQVTGQGMIGSLVLGRDDLRILDRNGDSVWAASAEAWSGTARVEISGDRIRIESPRPYWWRP